From the genome of Pantoea alfalfae, one region includes:
- a CDS encoding hemagglutinin repeat-containing protein: protein MNKHCYRIIFSRTHGELRVVSELARSCSTEPGQSRGNGAPRLWVTLRRTAWLLGLALFAGPALANGIVADGNATPGQRPDVIVTQNGLPQVNITAPNQAGISHNQYQQFDVAQNGAILNNSAVMTSTQLAGMIQGNPNLKPGAAPARVILNEVNSNNPSQLRGYMEVAGGRAQVIVANPAGIVCNGCGTINAGRMTLTTGKPQRNADGSLAGYQVERGVVRIEGGGLNGDSRHDTEYVDVLARAVEINAGVWAKKELTVVAGRNRISADTQTVIPLADDGSARPELAIDMGQMGGMYSGQIRMIGTEAGVGVRNQNAQVQAGKTLVVSSEGKLVWQSTAQDGVTQAAGDISLTARDSVDYQGKLHSGGQLTVQSREGGITQSGTLAAAGAVRLTAARSIQSSGHLLAGSDASSQIVQEASLQLESQETIRASGSLLSKKEISAHGRRVDLSGAQVAASRATLTAQEAGVAVRQAVINGAELVINTSGDIEAQQAQISAGRWQIDGRSLFSQQAGWSQTGSGESRFTLSGGLDNSEGSIESQQLSFQAASLNNQRGRMVALDNAAQHWRIDGLFDNTSGELGSNGDLTLETGSLNNQGGTIKTQASLAITARDAVNNSQGNLLAGNALTLSAGGDLDNHAGTLNGGQLSLTAQHLNNAQGEITSQRDLSLTANGLDNSEGKVIALQDLSLMTAQGLDNSDGWIEAGHHLSLNSGGFWENSGGTVQGGEQVTATADQLNNASGRLQSGGDLTLTSRGDILNQGGKLTAKNALAIQGTAATLFDNDSGSLQSGGDLLMQGGALNNRQSGQVLSQQALTLNLAGDWDNQSGTLTSNGSTQASAANLLNAGGAINALDALDMQFTGRLDNSNGRIFSRLSQTLQAQEISNAQGWMGSQESWTATTAGFDNTAGIVQSQQQAELSANWLSNASGVLQSAAGMALRIAQDINNLAGKVSAQQQLTVQGQTEGNRTGSINNAGGQWLAGEGLTITAARIDNTQGGLLYSQRQLRLNLAGDLDNRAGNVQSGGALQLDAQTLNNAGGHIDSQQQLSLQLSGQMDNSDGAVRSNGEQQVNAATVTNRQGIFSSREAINLTTGQLENASGTLISQGAGNYHLNVLNNQQGKVHSGAALSLDAAQLNNQGGQLVATQDLVLKATAIDNSTQGVLSSQAGLSLQADRLSNRDGGLLLGTTFTDIAARDIDNSSGRLQSAGTLMLRGVAQLDNRQGRVLANGDLTLNGDLSPTDSPLVLLNQSGRLESAGALNIHAHSFDNQGGTLLGLQALTLTAQQDYTRHAGETISSNGTVTFSLSGAFTNLVDWLLPGNLVLNAAGITNPAMLVGKTVQLTTGALLNSGRLEADNLTLNVDSLDNLATVIGDEVTVRGRVIDNHGQTAVIAATQSLTLQASERLSNKEGALLYSGDRLSLHSDDLIENRASFIEADGDMTLEARRLDNLREGLVIEREAESSDYSWHRYNYYWRSYGGETNTDLSTMASTTQQLTFQDEAAAQNNPYGTLLAIDAAGKRAQVRVMNNQGVLTDLWVNYLALNPNADGTYAMTFYETRGLRQKNVPTPYQNTVWREANSGRLEQWDPEKHIDIDNALFVTDYNNFRERSVTGTVTRDRLVSEGIGARILAGGDMVLRIIGALLNDASVITANGNLTVDGGGSIDNRGYSVNERRQEVIVDHYDQNTHHWYPTFNSDETTALATIDGIITGNGNVSISGASISNTTVNQAQISQLEAALQAVDAERAEYERNPLAFAVDGVAHHDGDTELAAGNSSGRPLLPAELALTALQQLEKVATTLPDNGLFSQHTAAGSPYLVVTDERFTSQSKFISSDYLLERVGYDPSQVHKRLGDGFYEQRLVREQVLKLTGRPSVNGWDAMEQYQALMNNGSKVAQDFHLVPGVALTPQQIAALQQDIVWLVSETVETAEGPQTVWVPKVYLAQTTLRLTGDGAVIGGGNLQLSADSMTSAGNLFADKALAIDSGQFQHLSGDIKAGSIDVQAESLTISTDLQNALRQATMSAGDISLSGTDIRLQGAKLDATDNLSLSARNNLEIGTAKSSHSGSLEVISGAMGNRTSSGMEEAGRRMAQVSGEWQQAKGSELNAGGNLLLSAGRDLTLTGSQASASGSARVQAGGDIRIGAKTTTNTTHLEADSRTSSVSNSRQEDRLLLSTLSGAQGVTLAAGNNLLAEGAQVDSTEGRIGVSAQNVTIKDARASLVAQDSENKREGNTRTHREEETARESSTGSTFSGQQGVTVIGREGDVTVTGSTLHSEQGAVGLQAKQDVVLNTATERESLYSEERSENKGLLNKSSGHSVTRDVTTRENGSLLSGESVTVIAGRDLTVTGSAVAADQDVNLRAGRDVEIGAATETESHYQLEEKKKSGLLSSGGIGFTVGKQSTRHEIDEKGTTQSQSVSTVGSSQGSVNVTAGNRLHVGGADLVAGKDMNLTGDSVTIDPGFDSRSRKETFEQKQSGLSIALSGTAGSALNTAVSSAQQARKSGDGRVSALQNTQAALNGVQAAQAAQMDGLNTAAANAHNAAGDLKPGQDGYQAGSTNTIGVSASYGSQSSKSETRTESSRSQGSTLTAGRNLAVTATGKNGTAQSGDISIAGSQLKAGGDLSLEASRDILLQSAQNTQSTDSKNSSKGGSVGVGIGVGSGGYGISVSASVNAAKGSEKGNGLTHSETTLDAGNRLSLTSGRDTTLTGAQASGNSVKVDAGRNLTLTSEQDSDRYDSRQQSAGAGGSFTFGSMTGSANVNVSRDKMHSTWQSVTEQTGIFAGQGGFDVTVGEHTQLNGAVISSTATPDKNRLDTGTLGFSDIENHAEYEVEHQSAGISTGGSIGGDFAGNMANGVLAGLSGSDSASSVTKSAVSEGTVVIRDTSKQTQDVADLSRDVANANPGLEVIFDKEKEQNRLKAAQLIGEIGSQAGDIARTQGQIAGLKAQQDPAALQAAKEELAGKGKLNPTSDEIAKQAYDTAMKPFGTGSSLQQGISAVTAAMQGLSGGNVAQAVSGASAPYLAEKIHELTTDANGKVNVQANLMAHAVLGAVTSYAAGNTALAGASGAVMGEYIAQQLYPGVKRSDLSEEQRQTISALGTLAAGLAGGVVGDSTADAVAGAQGGKNALEFNSLSGDKARETAKQVAESLKSQVREKLGEGTTSSIANGIINALTDTGDAALGGADYGADAAMALTSCAMGDSYCTQALSDLSGKNQAAADTLKALMKSETWTAVAGQVKEAAQGNQLALEATGGMLAGLFLPGKKIPDALAIQTISNSVVDAKKFDYLFGRSTGNPHTLDRTNQLSLEMKRLGVTDDVSGHAMLAEHFTTATKNPSNIVKKYTDQYGSFEVRESFFMGPSGKATMFESTFEVMSNGSHRFITTIPKNGATQ, encoded by the coding sequence ATGAATAAACATTGCTATCGCATTATCTTCAGCCGCACCCATGGTGAACTCCGGGTGGTGTCAGAACTTGCCCGCAGTTGCAGCACGGAACCCGGCCAGAGCCGAGGCAACGGCGCGCCCCGGCTCTGGGTTACTTTACGCCGCACGGCGTGGCTGCTGGGACTGGCGCTGTTTGCCGGGCCAGCACTGGCGAACGGCATTGTGGCGGATGGCAACGCTACGCCAGGTCAGCGGCCGGACGTCATCGTGACTCAGAACGGGCTGCCGCAGGTCAATATTACTGCGCCCAATCAGGCAGGAATCTCACACAACCAGTATCAGCAGTTCGACGTCGCGCAGAACGGTGCCATCCTGAATAACTCCGCAGTGATGACCTCCACGCAACTGGCCGGAATGATTCAGGGCAACCCGAACCTCAAGCCCGGCGCTGCACCGGCGCGGGTGATCCTCAACGAAGTGAACAGCAACAATCCCAGCCAGCTTCGCGGTTATATGGAAGTGGCGGGCGGACGGGCGCAGGTGATCGTTGCCAACCCGGCAGGAATTGTCTGCAACGGCTGCGGCACCATCAACGCCGGACGGATGACGCTGACCACCGGCAAACCGCAGCGCAACGCCGACGGCAGCCTGGCGGGTTATCAGGTTGAACGCGGCGTGGTGCGCATTGAAGGCGGCGGACTTAATGGCGATTCCCGTCATGATACTGAATACGTAGACGTCCTGGCCCGCGCGGTGGAGATCAATGCGGGTGTCTGGGCCAAAAAAGAGCTGACGGTGGTGGCTGGGCGTAACCGCATCAGTGCCGACACACAGACGGTCATACCGCTGGCTGACGACGGCAGCGCCAGACCTGAACTGGCGATCGACATGGGTCAGATGGGCGGCATGTACAGCGGCCAGATCCGCATGATTGGCACCGAAGCAGGCGTCGGGGTGCGGAATCAGAACGCTCAGGTGCAGGCGGGTAAAACGCTGGTAGTGAGCAGCGAAGGTAAACTTGTCTGGCAATCGACGGCACAGGATGGCGTCACGCAGGCCGCAGGCGACATCAGCCTGACGGCCAGAGATAGCGTTGATTATCAGGGCAAGCTCCACAGTGGCGGTCAGCTGACGGTTCAGAGCCGTGAAGGCGGGATTACCCAGTCCGGCACCCTGGCGGCGGCTGGTGCCGTACGGCTGACGGCAGCCCGCAGCATTCAGAGCAGTGGACACCTGCTGGCAGGCAGCGACGCCAGCAGCCAGATTGTGCAGGAAGCCAGTCTGCAACTGGAGAGCCAGGAGACCATTCGCGCCAGTGGCAGCCTGTTGAGCAAAAAAGAGATCAGCGCACATGGACGCCGCGTCGATCTCAGTGGCGCTCAGGTCGCTGCCAGCCGCGCCACCCTGACTGCTCAGGAAGCGGGTGTTGCCGTGCGTCAGGCGGTGATTAATGGCGCGGAGCTGGTGATAAACACCTCTGGAGATATTGAGGCGCAGCAGGCACAGATTAGCGCCGGACGCTGGCAGATCGACGGGCGCAGCCTGTTCAGCCAGCAGGCGGGATGGTCGCAGACCGGCAGTGGCGAAAGCCGCTTTACGTTGTCTGGCGGGCTGGACAACAGCGAGGGTTCGATTGAGAGTCAGCAGCTCAGTTTCCAGGCCGCCTCGCTGAACAATCAGCGTGGCCGTATGGTTGCGCTTGATAACGCAGCGCAGCACTGGCGGATTGATGGGCTGTTTGACAACACGTCGGGCGAGCTGGGCAGCAACGGCGATCTGACGCTTGAGACCGGCAGCCTGAATAACCAGGGCGGCACCATCAAAACCCAGGCGTCGTTGGCTATCACTGCCCGCGACGCGGTTAACAACAGTCAGGGTAATCTTCTGGCCGGTAATGCGCTGACGCTTAGCGCGGGCGGCGATCTGGATAATCACGCGGGCACCCTGAACGGCGGCCAGCTGTCGCTGACCGCGCAGCATCTGAACAATGCGCAGGGCGAGATTACCAGCCAGCGTGATCTGAGCCTGACGGCAAACGGGCTGGATAATTCAGAGGGCAAAGTGATTGCGCTGCAGGATCTGAGCCTGATGACGGCACAGGGCCTGGACAACAGCGATGGCTGGATCGAAGCGGGTCATCATCTTTCGCTCAACAGCGGCGGATTCTGGGAGAACAGCGGTGGGACGGTGCAGGGTGGTGAGCAGGTTACAGCGACGGCCGATCAACTCAATAACGCCAGCGGCCGGTTGCAGTCTGGCGGTGATCTGACGCTGACCAGTCGTGGCGATATCCTCAACCAGGGCGGCAAACTCACGGCGAAAAATGCTCTCGCGATCCAGGGCACCGCCGCGACGCTGTTTGATAACGATAGCGGGTCGCTGCAAAGCGGCGGCGATCTGCTCATGCAGGGTGGCGCGCTAAACAATCGCCAGTCAGGGCAGGTTCTTAGCCAGCAGGCACTGACGCTTAACCTGGCGGGTGACTGGGACAACCAAAGCGGCACACTGACCAGCAACGGCAGCACCCAGGCCAGCGCCGCAAATCTGTTGAATGCCGGGGGGGCGATCAATGCGCTGGACGCGCTGGATATGCAGTTCACGGGCCGTCTGGATAACAGTAATGGCCGCATCTTCAGTCGGCTAAGCCAGACGCTCCAGGCGCAGGAAATTAGCAATGCGCAGGGCTGGATGGGCAGCCAGGAGAGCTGGACTGCTACGACTGCCGGTTTCGATAACACGGCGGGCATCGTACAAAGTCAGCAGCAGGCTGAACTTTCGGCGAACTGGCTAAGTAACGCCAGCGGCGTGTTGCAATCGGCTGCTGGCATGGCGTTACGCATTGCGCAAGATATCAACAACCTGGCCGGTAAAGTCTCTGCTCAGCAGCAGCTTACCGTTCAGGGTCAGACCGAAGGCAACCGCACCGGTAGCATTAACAATGCGGGTGGTCAGTGGCTGGCTGGTGAGGGGCTGACTATTACCGCTGCGCGTATTGATAATACCCAGGGCGGTCTGCTCTACAGTCAGCGGCAGTTAAGGCTGAACCTGGCCGGGGATCTGGATAACCGGGCGGGCAACGTGCAGAGTGGCGGCGCGCTCCAGCTTGATGCGCAGACGCTGAACAACGCGGGCGGCCACATCGACAGCCAGCAACAGCTCAGCCTGCAGCTGTCAGGACAGATGGATAACAGCGACGGTGCGGTGCGCAGCAACGGTGAACAGCAGGTTAATGCCGCGACGGTCACTAACCGTCAGGGCATCTTCAGCAGTCGTGAGGCGATTAATCTGACAACAGGGCAACTGGAGAATGCCAGCGGCACGCTGATCAGTCAGGGCGCGGGAAATTATCACCTCAATGTGCTCAACAACCAGCAGGGCAAAGTCCACAGCGGCGCGGCGCTCTCCCTTGACGCTGCGCAACTGAACAATCAGGGCGGCCAGCTGGTCGCCACTCAGGATCTCGTGCTGAAGGCCACGGCGATCGATAACAGCACACAGGGTGTGCTCAGCAGCCAGGCGGGACTCTCACTGCAGGCCGATCGTCTGAGTAACCGCGACGGCGGCCTGTTACTCGGTACGACCTTTACCGACATCGCTGCCCGTGACATCGATAACAGCAGCGGACGGCTGCAGAGCGCCGGAACGCTCATGCTGCGCGGTGTTGCACAGCTGGACAACCGGCAGGGAAGGGTGCTGGCGAATGGCGATCTCACCCTCAACGGTGATCTCTCACCGACTGATTCACCGCTGGTGCTGCTCAATCAGAGCGGACGGCTGGAGAGTGCTGGCGCATTAAACATCCATGCACACTCTTTCGATAATCAGGGCGGCACGCTGCTAGGCCTGCAAGCTCTGACGCTGACTGCACAACAGGACTACACCCGCCATGCGGGTGAAACCATCAGCAGTAACGGCACGGTGACTTTCTCGCTGAGCGGGGCGTTTACTAACCTGGTGGACTGGCTGCTGCCAGGTAATCTTGTGCTGAATGCGGCAGGCATAACCAACCCGGCGATGCTGGTGGGTAAAACCGTTCAGCTCACGACGGGTGCGCTTCTGAACAGCGGGCGGCTTGAAGCCGACAACCTGACGCTGAATGTCGACTCGCTGGATAACCTCGCCACCGTGATAGGCGATGAGGTCACCGTGCGTGGTCGGGTTATCGATAATCACGGACAGACTGCGGTCATTGCCGCAACGCAAAGCCTGACGCTGCAGGCCAGCGAGCGGCTGAGCAACAAAGAGGGTGCATTGCTCTACAGCGGCGATCGCCTGTCATTGCACAGCGATGACCTGATCGAGAACCGGGCGAGTTTTATCGAAGCAGATGGTGATATGACGCTGGAGGCGCGGCGGCTCGACAACCTGCGCGAAGGACTGGTGATAGAGCGCGAGGCCGAGAGCAGCGACTACAGCTGGCATCGTTATAACTATTACTGGCGCTCTTATGGCGGAGAGACCAATACGGATCTCAGCACTATGGCGTCGACCACTCAGCAATTGACCTTCCAGGATGAAGCAGCGGCACAGAATAATCCTTACGGCACGCTGCTGGCGATTGACGCTGCAGGCAAACGCGCCCAGGTTCGTGTCATGAACAATCAGGGCGTGCTGACCGATCTGTGGGTTAACTATCTGGCGCTGAACCCCAATGCCGACGGCACCTATGCCATGACGTTCTATGAAACCCGTGGGTTGCGGCAAAAAAATGTGCCAACCCCTTATCAGAACACGGTATGGCGCGAAGCCAACAGTGGACGTCTTGAGCAGTGGGATCCCGAAAAGCATATCGACATCGACAATGCGCTTTTCGTCACTGATTACAACAATTTCCGTGAGCGTAGCGTAACCGGCACGGTGACGCGTGATCGGCTGGTCAGTGAAGGTATCGGCGCGCGCATTCTTGCGGGTGGCGACATGGTGCTACGCATCATCGGCGCATTACTCAATGACGCCAGCGTGATCACGGCTAACGGCAATCTGACCGTGGACGGCGGTGGCAGCATTGATAACCGGGGCTATTCGGTCAATGAGCGACGCCAGGAAGTGATTGTCGACCATTATGACCAGAATACCCATCACTGGTACCCGACCTTCAATTCTGATGAGACCACGGCCCTGGCTACCATTGATGGCATCATTACCGGCAACGGTAATGTCAGTATCAGCGGAGCGAGCATCAGTAACACCACCGTTAATCAGGCGCAGATCAGCCAGCTTGAGGCGGCGCTGCAGGCGGTGGATGCCGAACGCGCAGAGTATGAACGTAACCCGCTGGCTTTTGCCGTAGACGGCGTCGCTCACCATGACGGCGACACAGAGCTTGCGGCGGGTAATTCCTCGGGTCGCCCGCTGTTACCGGCTGAGCTGGCACTGACGGCGCTGCAACAGCTGGAGAAAGTCGCCACAACCCTCCCCGATAACGGCCTGTTCAGCCAGCACACTGCGGCGGGCAGCCCGTATCTGGTGGTGACTGACGAGCGCTTCACCAGCCAGAGCAAATTTATCAGCAGCGACTATCTGCTCGAACGCGTGGGCTATGACCCGTCACAGGTGCATAAACGGCTGGGCGACGGTTTTTATGAGCAGCGCCTGGTGCGCGAGCAGGTCCTGAAACTGACCGGCAGGCCTTCCGTTAACGGCTGGGATGCAATGGAGCAGTATCAGGCGCTAATGAATAACGGCTCAAAAGTGGCGCAGGATTTCCATCTGGTGCCGGGTGTGGCGCTGACGCCGCAACAGATTGCGGCGCTGCAGCAGGATATCGTCTGGCTGGTCAGCGAAACGGTGGAGACGGCAGAGGGTCCGCAGACCGTGTGGGTGCCGAAAGTCTATCTGGCTCAGACTACCCTGCGCCTGACCGGTGATGGCGCGGTGATTGGCGGCGGTAATCTGCAGCTCTCGGCAGACAGCATGACCAGCGCCGGGAATCTGTTTGCGGATAAGGCACTCGCCATCGACAGCGGGCAGTTTCAGCACCTGAGCGGCGATATTAAGGCGGGCAGCATCGATGTGCAGGCGGAAAGCCTCACGATCAGCACCGATCTGCAGAATGCCCTGCGTCAGGCGACGATGAGTGCTGGGGATATCAGCCTCAGCGGTACCGATATCCGGCTGCAGGGCGCGAAGCTGGACGCCACCGATAATCTCAGCCTGAGCGCACGCAATAACCTTGAGATCGGTACCGCAAAAAGCAGCCACAGCGGCAGCCTGGAGGTTATCTCCGGGGCGATGGGCAACCGCACCAGCAGCGGCATGGAAGAAGCGGGCAGGCGCATGGCGCAGGTCAGCGGTGAGTGGCAGCAGGCAAAGGGCAGCGAGCTTAACGCCGGTGGCAACCTTCTGCTCTCGGCCGGACGTGACCTGACGCTGACCGGCAGCCAGGCCAGCGCCTCCGGCTCCGCCCGGGTTCAGGCTGGCGGAGACATTCGCATCGGTGCTAAAACCACCACCAATACCACCCATCTTGAGGCCGACAGCCGGACCTCGTCGGTCAGCAATAGTCGCCAGGAAGATCGTCTGTTGCTCAGCACCCTGAGCGGCGCTCAGGGTGTGACGCTGGCGGCGGGTAATAACCTGCTGGCCGAAGGTGCGCAGGTTGACAGTACCGAGGGCCGCATTGGCGTCAGCGCGCAGAACGTTACCATTAAAGACGCACGCGCCAGCCTGGTAGCTCAGGACAGCGAAAACAAGCGCGAGGGTAATACCCGCACTCACCGTGAAGAGGAAACTGCACGTGAGAGCAGCACCGGCAGCACCTTCAGCGGGCAGCAGGGCGTGACGGTGATCGGGCGCGAGGGCGACGTCACGGTCACCGGCAGTACGCTGCACAGCGAACAGGGCGCGGTCGGGTTGCAGGCAAAACAGGACGTGGTACTGAACACCGCCACCGAACGTGAGTCGCTCTACAGTGAAGAACGCTCAGAGAATAAAGGTCTGCTGAACAAAAGCAGCGGTCACAGCGTGACGCGGGACGTCACCACGCGTGAGAACGGCAGCCTGCTGAGCGGCGAAAGCGTCACGGTCATCGCCGGACGCGACCTGACGGTGACCGGATCGGCGGTGGCTGCCGACCAGGACGTCAATCTGCGGGCCGGGCGCGACGTGGAGATTGGTGCGGCGACGGAGACCGAGAGCCATTACCAGCTGGAAGAGAAGAAAAAGAGCGGCCTGCTGAGCAGCGGCGGCATCGGCTTCACCGTCGGCAAGCAGTCGACCCGTCATGAGATTGATGAGAAGGGCACCACCCAGAGCCAGAGCGTCAGCACCGTCGGCAGCAGCCAGGGCAGCGTGAACGTCACGGCGGGCAACCGGCTGCACGTCGGCGGCGCGGACCTGGTAGCGGGTAAAGACATGAACCTGACGGGCGACAGCGTAACTATCGACCCGGGCTTTGATTCACGCAGCCGTAAGGAAACCTTCGAGCAGAAACAGAGCGGTCTGAGCATCGCCCTGTCAGGCACGGCAGGCAGCGCGCTCAACACGGCGGTGAGCAGCGCGCAGCAGGCCAGGAAGTCGGGCGACGGGCGGGTCAGCGCGCTGCAGAACACCCAGGCGGCGCTGAACGGTGTGCAGGCGGCGCAGGCGGCTCAGATGGACGGGCTGAACACTGCCGCCGCAAACGCACACAATGCCGCCGGCGACCTGAAGCCGGGGCAGGACGGCTATCAGGCGGGCTCGACCAACACCATCGGCGTCAGCGCCTCGTACGGCAGCCAGTCGTCGAAAAGCGAAACGCGGACTGAGAGCAGTCGGTCGCAGGGCAGCACGCTGACGGCGGGCCGGAATCTGGCCGTCACGGCAACCGGCAAAAACGGTACGGCGCAGAGCGGCGACATCAGCATCGCCGGCAGCCAGCTGAAGGCGGGCGGCGACCTGAGCCTGGAGGCGTCGCGGGACATCCTGCTGCAGTCGGCGCAGAACACGCAGAGCACCGACAGTAAGAACAGCAGCAAGGGCGGCAGCGTCGGGGTCGGTATCGGCGTCGGGTCAGGCGGCTACGGCATCAGCGTGTCGGCGAGCGTCAACGCGGCGAAGGGCAGCGAAAAAGGCAACGGGCTGACGCACAGCGAGACCACGCTGGACGCGGGCAACCGGCTCAGCCTGACCAGCGGGCGCGACACGACGCTCACGGGCGCGCAGGCAAGCGGCAACAGCGTGAAGGTGGACGCGGGCCGCAACCTGACGCTGACCTCGGAGCAGGACAGCGACCGCTACGACAGCAGGCAGCAGAGTGCCGGCGCGGGCGGCAGCTTCACGTTCGGCTCCATGACCGGCTCGGCGAACGTGAACGTGAGCCGGGATAAAATGCACAGCACCTGGCAGAGCGTGACGGAGCAGACCGGGATTTTTGCGGGTCAGGGCGGCTTTGACGTGACGGTGGGTGAGCACACACAGCTGAACGGTGCGGTCATCAGCTCGACGGCCACCCCCGATAAGAACCGGCTCGACACCGGGACGCTGGGGTTCAGCGACATTGAGAACCACGCGGAATATGAGGTGGAGCATCAGAGCGCGGGGATAAGCACCGGCGGCAGCATCGGGGGGGACTTCGCCGGGAACATGGCGAACGGGGTGCTGGCGGGGCTGAGCGGCTCGGACAGCGCCTCGTCGGTGACGAAGTCGGCGGTGAGCGAAGGCACTGTCGTTATCCGCGACACATCGAAGCAGACGCAGGACGTGGCGGACCTCAGCCGCGACGTGGCTAACGCGAATCCGGGGCTGGAGGTCATCTTCGACAAGGAGAAGGAGCAGAACCGGCTGAAGGCGGCGCAGCTTATCGGGGAAATCGGCAGTCAGGCGGGTGATATTGCAAGGACGCAGGGCCAGATAGCGGGCCTGAAGGCGCAGCAGGATCCGGCTGCTCTTCAGGCGGCGAAAGAGGAGCTGGCCGGAAAAGGGAAGCTGAACCCGACGTCAGATGAAATAGCGAAGCAGGCTTACGACACGGCGATGAAGCCGTTCGGCACCGGCTCGTCACTGCAGCAGGGCATCAGCGCGGTGACGGCGGCGATGCAGGGCCTGTCGGGCGGGAACGTGGCGCAGGCGGTAAGCGGCGCGTCGGCACCGTACCTGGCGGAAAAGATACATGAACTGACGACGGACGCGAACGGTAAGGTTAATGTCCAGGCGAACCTGATGGCGCACGCGGTGCTGGGTGCGGTAACCTCGTACGCGGCGGGCAATACAGCGCTGGCCGGAGCCTCGGGCGCGGTGATGGGCGAGTACATCGCGCAGCAGCTGTATCCGGGGGTTAAGCGCAGTGACCTGTCTGAAGAGCAGCGGCAGACGATAAGCGCGCTGGGGACGCTTGCGGCGGGTCTGGCTGGCGGCGTTGTGGGTGACAGCACGGCGGATGCGGTGGCGGGGGCGCAGGGGGGTAAAAATGCGCTGGAGTTCAACTCGCTGAGTGGTGACAAAGCCCGTGAAACGGCGAAGCAGGTAGCTGAATCGCTGAAGAGTCAGGTCAGGGAAAAGCTGGGTGAGGGCACAACCTCTTCCATCGCCAACGGCATTATTAATGCGCTTACTGATACCGGCGATGCGGCATTAGGTGGGGCAGATTACGGTGCTGATGCGGCAATGGCGCTTACCTCCTGCGCTATGGGTGATAGCTACTGTACTCAGGCGTTAAGCGATCTGTCGGGTAAAAATCAAGCTGCGGCAGATACGCTGAAAGCCCTGATGAAAAGTGAAACCTGGACAGCTGTTGCCGGGCAGGTTAAAGAAGCTGCACAAGGTAACCAGCTTGCTCTGGAAGCAACGGGTGGAATGTTGGCGGGGTTGTTCCTGCCAGGCAAGAAAATACCTGATGCTCTTGCCATACAGACAATATCTAATTCTGTAGTTGATGCGAAAAAATTTGATTACCTTTTTGGAAGATCAACAGGAAATCCTCATACATTAGATCGCACAAATCAACTTTCTTTAGAAATGAAGAGATTAGGAGTTACTGATGATGTAAGTGGGCATGCAATGCTTGCTGAACACTTCACGACAGCAACAAAAAACCCAAGTAATATTGTGAAAAAATATACTGATCAGTACGGCAGTTTCGAAGTGAGGGAGTCTTTCTTTATGGGGCCTTCTGGTAAGGCAACAATGTTTGAAAGCACTTTTGAAGTTATGAGTAATGGTTCGCATCGTTTTATTACTACAATACCGAAAAATGGAGCAACTCAATAA